One stretch of Corallococcus exiguus DNA includes these proteins:
- a CDS encoding GspE/PulE/PilB domain-containing protein, with the protein MAQIKLGELLIKANVLQESQLKAALAEQAKWGGKLGEILVRMNLVSEDILVRALSKQLGMPAVNLDSVQMVPPHVKAKIPAQTARDFSVVPLQLRDDGKTLVVAMSDPLNVRVLDELRALSKCRIVANVAGRTSVARAFARLYEETAELEDADTNFKVVDAQGRTVVKNLKDLDPAAAVAMSPKPAAAPPPRQAPPPEAPRAASGSPSELLKSVEDVQRKEVAALKAMVELLIEKGVFSREEYLAKVKR; encoded by the coding sequence ATGGCACAGATCAAGCTTGGAGAACTGCTGATCAAGGCGAACGTCCTGCAGGAGAGCCAGCTCAAGGCGGCGCTCGCCGAGCAGGCCAAGTGGGGCGGGAAGCTGGGCGAGATCCTCGTCCGGATGAACCTCGTCTCCGAGGACATCCTCGTGCGCGCCTTGTCGAAGCAGCTGGGCATGCCGGCGGTGAACCTGGACTCCGTGCAGATGGTGCCGCCGCACGTGAAGGCCAAGATTCCTGCGCAGACGGCGCGCGACTTCTCTGTCGTCCCGCTGCAACTGCGCGACGACGGCAAGACGCTGGTGGTCGCCATGTCGGACCCGCTCAACGTGCGGGTGCTGGACGAGCTGCGGGCCCTGTCCAAGTGCCGCATCGTGGCCAACGTGGCCGGGCGCACCTCCGTGGCGCGGGCGTTCGCGCGCCTCTACGAGGAGACGGCGGAGCTGGAGGACGCGGACACCAACTTCAAGGTGGTGGACGCGCAGGGCCGCACCGTCGTGAAGAACCTCAAGGACCTGGACCCGGCCGCCGCCGTCGCCATGTCCCCCAAGCCCGCCGCCGCGCCGCCTCCCCGCCAGGCCCCCCCGCCGGAGGCGCCTCGCGCGGCCTCAGGCAGCCCCTCGGAGCTGCTCAAGAGCGTGGAGGATGTCCAGCGCAAGGAAGTCGCGGCGCTGAAGGCCATGGTCGAGCTGCTCATCGAGAAGGGCGTTTTCTCCCGCGAGGAATACCTCGCCAAGGTCAAGCGGTAG
- a CDS encoding MaoC family dehydratase → MPARKLYFESIRVGDELPALAKAPVDRVQLSRYAGASGDYNPVHVDELYAKSVGMPSVYAPGMLVMGMLGQLISDWARGGQLRRYNVRFIKMVWPGDTVVCKGRVSDRHGSGGRYFVEIDLWAENQKGELVMKGGSQIQLFYSLEDENRQRSGQSPIVVEVPRESLVVPAPATPEAATSAPAPAAPERDRDEDDDEETDEPRNGASSKKTAPREKPAAKTASLPAAKKAKK, encoded by the coding sequence ATGCCCGCGCGCAAGCTCTACTTCGAATCCATCCGCGTCGGTGACGAGCTGCCGGCGTTGGCCAAGGCCCCGGTGGACCGCGTCCAGCTGTCGCGCTACGCGGGCGCCTCCGGCGACTACAACCCCGTGCACGTGGACGAGCTCTACGCCAAGAGCGTGGGCATGCCGTCCGTCTACGCCCCCGGCATGCTCGTCATGGGCATGTTGGGCCAGCTCATCAGCGACTGGGCCCGGGGCGGCCAGCTGCGGCGCTACAACGTCCGCTTCATCAAGATGGTGTGGCCGGGCGACACCGTGGTCTGCAAGGGCCGCGTGAGCGACCGCCACGGCTCCGGCGGCCGGTACTTCGTCGAAATCGACCTCTGGGCGGAGAACCAGAAGGGCGAGCTCGTCATGAAGGGCGGCTCGCAGATCCAGCTCTTCTATTCCCTGGAGGACGAGAACCGGCAGCGCTCCGGCCAGTCCCCCATCGTGGTGGAAGTGCCCCGCGAGAGCCTGGTCGTCCCGGCCCCCGCCACCCCGGAGGCCGCCACCAGCGCCCCGGCGCCCGCCGCCCCGGAACGCGACCGGGACGAGGACGACGACGAGGAGACGGACGAGCCCCGCAACGGCGCCTCGTCCAAGAAGACCGCGCCCCGGGAGAAGCCCGCCGCCAAGACGGCGTCCCTCCCGGCCGCGAAGAAGGCCAAGAAGTAG
- a CDS encoding NAD(P)H-dependent amine dehydrogenase family protein, which produces MARAPDGPVPVVVMGLGFIGQEIARAALSSTEVELMGAVDSQPSLVGRPLGDVLGLAGPRFKVADSLERAVGRRKGVVVLHATSSRLSQVMDQLLDALKLGLPVASTCEELAFPHLKYPELAEKLERAAEKAGVAIVGTGVNPGFVLDRLVATAGQVCGPVRKVLASRVVDARTRREALQRKVGAGLTEEEFFDLVDREELGHVGLVESAALAAVGLGLDCDDFEEEVAPVFAEEDITGGAFVVKKGRVAGMFQSVVGLEEGQERVRLELTIAVGADNPRDRIEIDADPRLVLEIPGGVAGDRATANALVNAAPRLTAAEAGLLTVLELPSGR; this is translated from the coding sequence ATGGCTAGAGCCCCTGATGGGCCGGTGCCGGTGGTGGTGATGGGGCTGGGGTTTATCGGGCAGGAGATTGCCAGGGCAGCCCTGTCGTCCACCGAAGTGGAGTTGATGGGCGCGGTGGACTCGCAGCCCTCCCTGGTGGGTCGTCCCCTGGGCGACGTGCTGGGGCTGGCCGGACCGCGCTTCAAGGTCGCGGACTCGCTGGAGCGCGCCGTGGGGCGCCGCAAGGGCGTGGTGGTGCTGCACGCCACCAGCTCGCGGCTCTCCCAGGTGATGGATCAGCTGCTGGACGCGCTGAAGCTGGGCCTGCCGGTGGCCAGCACCTGCGAGGAGCTGGCGTTCCCGCACCTCAAGTACCCGGAGCTGGCGGAGAAGCTGGAGCGCGCCGCGGAGAAGGCGGGCGTCGCCATCGTGGGCACGGGCGTGAACCCGGGCTTCGTCCTGGACCGCCTGGTGGCCACCGCCGGTCAGGTGTGCGGCCCCGTGCGCAAGGTGCTGGCCAGCCGCGTGGTGGACGCGCGCACGCGCCGTGAGGCCCTGCAGCGCAAGGTGGGCGCGGGCCTGACGGAGGAGGAGTTCTTCGACCTGGTGGACCGCGAGGAGCTGGGCCACGTGGGGCTGGTGGAGTCCGCGGCGCTGGCGGCGGTGGGGCTGGGGCTGGACTGTGACGACTTCGAGGAGGAGGTCGCGCCCGTGTTCGCCGAGGAGGACATCACCGGCGGTGCATTTGTCGTGAAGAAAGGCCGCGTCGCGGGCATGTTCCAGTCCGTGGTGGGTTTGGAGGAGGGGCAGGAGCGGGTCCGCCTGGAGCTGACCATCGCGGTAGGGGCGGACAACCCACGGGATCGCATCGAGATCGACGCGGACCCCAGGCTGGTGCTTGAGATACCGGGGGGAGTGGCGGGCGACCGGGCCACCGCGAACGCGCTGGTGAATGCCGCGCCACGTTTGACGGCCGCGGAGGCCGGGCTCCTGACGGTGCTCGAGCTTCCGTCAGGTCGCTGA
- a CDS encoding ExbD/TolR family protein has translation MAMGKTPGSGDDEVEGAGFAEINITPLTDVMLVLLIIFMVTSSVITQQGPGGGAKAGLKVNLPKGGAADVTARTTDLSVAVLADGRFVLAGNVVAEAELKQAFDNAKNQNPDTVVIVQADEGVPHGTVVQVMELAKKAGLAQLAIGVREGD, from the coding sequence ATGGCCATGGGAAAGACGCCCGGCTCGGGCGATGACGAGGTGGAGGGCGCGGGCTTCGCGGAGATCAACATCACGCCGCTGACGGACGTGATGCTCGTGCTGCTCATCATCTTCATGGTGACCAGCTCGGTCATCACCCAGCAGGGCCCGGGCGGCGGCGCGAAGGCGGGCCTCAAGGTGAACCTGCCCAAGGGCGGCGCCGCGGACGTCACCGCGCGCACCACGGACCTGTCCGTGGCGGTGCTGGCGGACGGACGCTTCGTGCTCGCGGGCAACGTCGTCGCGGAGGCGGAGCTGAAGCAGGCCTTCGACAACGCGAAGAACCAGAACCCCGACACCGTGGTGATTGTTCAGGCGGACGAAGGCGTCCCCCACGGCACCGTGGTGCAGGTGATGGAGCTGGCGAAGAAGGCCGGCCTCGCGCAGCTCGCCATCGGCGTGCGCGAAGGCGACTAG
- a CDS encoding acyl-CoA dehydrogenase, which translates to MSAGINTYKTDLREIFFTLFEQFGFGQVAGTAPYDAWGPDEAKAVLTETYRFAREVLGPLNSVGDREGCRLENGSVFTPKGFKDAWNKLYEQGFKTVAVSPDHGGQGAPMMLQVTVEEILSGANTAFNMYPGLAFGAAEVVAECGTPEQQKQFVERMLNGTWGGTMCLTEPHAGSDVGAAKSTAKRNGDGTYSIKGTKIFISGGDHDMAGNIIHLVLARIDGAPAGTKGLSLFIVPKLRINADGSSGQANDVTVGSIEHKMGINGSATCVLNFGENDGCLGELVGTVEHVGMSQMFKMMNGARIAVGIQGVSLASAAYYNALDYAKDRKQGSHFTKWKDPSAPRASIIEHPDVRRMLLDIKAHVEGIRALVIKLAMHLDKAKQLAGKDDDAATYHKGQVEVLTPLVKSYGSDQAFRLCAQAIQVYGGAGYIQDYPVEQYTRDSKIFSVYEGTNHIQAMDLVGRKMGQAGGAHFQQFMGDVGSFVEAHREHPVLGEAVKTLAGAQEGLMSSAMALFGWSQDAGRFPLIPLSANRFLNMMSEVAVGWLLLDAAVIAEKAAANVAADHPDKAFYEGKKFSALWYARNVLPNVEYAARLIATEDTSPMDITDAAFGGV; encoded by the coding sequence ATGTCCGCCGGCATCAACACCTACAAGACCGACCTTCGAGAGATCTTCTTCACGCTGTTCGAGCAGTTCGGCTTCGGCCAGGTGGCGGGCACGGCCCCCTATGACGCCTGGGGCCCGGACGAGGCGAAGGCGGTCCTCACGGAGACGTACCGCTTCGCGCGCGAGGTGCTGGGGCCCCTCAACTCGGTGGGTGACCGTGAGGGCTGCCGGTTGGAGAACGGCTCGGTCTTCACGCCCAAGGGCTTCAAGGACGCGTGGAACAAGCTCTACGAGCAGGGCTTCAAGACGGTGGCGGTGAGCCCCGACCACGGCGGCCAGGGCGCGCCGATGATGCTCCAGGTGACGGTGGAGGAGATCCTCTCCGGCGCCAACACCGCGTTCAACATGTACCCGGGCCTGGCCTTCGGCGCGGCGGAAGTTGTCGCGGAGTGCGGCACGCCCGAGCAGCAGAAGCAGTTCGTGGAGCGCATGCTCAACGGCACCTGGGGCGGCACCATGTGCCTCACGGAGCCGCACGCCGGCTCCGACGTGGGCGCGGCCAAGTCCACCGCGAAGCGCAACGGGGACGGCACCTACAGCATCAAGGGCACGAAGATCTTCATCTCCGGCGGCGACCATGACATGGCCGGGAACATCATCCACCTGGTGCTCGCGCGCATCGACGGCGCGCCGGCCGGCACCAAGGGCCTGTCGCTGTTCATCGTCCCCAAGCTGCGCATCAACGCGGACGGTTCCTCCGGCCAGGCCAACGACGTCACCGTGGGGTCCATCGAGCACAAGATGGGCATCAACGGCTCCGCCACCTGTGTCCTCAACTTCGGTGAGAACGACGGCTGTCTGGGCGAGCTCGTGGGCACGGTCGAGCACGTGGGCATGAGCCAGATGTTCAAGATGATGAACGGCGCGCGCATCGCCGTGGGCATCCAGGGCGTGAGCCTGGCGTCGGCCGCGTACTACAACGCGCTGGACTACGCGAAGGACCGCAAGCAGGGCTCCCACTTCACCAAGTGGAAGGACCCGTCCGCGCCGCGCGCCTCCATCATCGAGCACCCGGACGTCCGCCGCATGCTGCTGGACATCAAGGCGCACGTGGAAGGCATCCGCGCGCTGGTCATCAAGCTGGCCATGCACCTGGACAAGGCGAAGCAGCTGGCGGGCAAGGACGACGACGCGGCCACCTACCACAAGGGCCAGGTGGAGGTGCTGACGCCGCTGGTGAAGTCCTACGGCTCCGACCAGGCCTTCCGCCTCTGCGCGCAGGCCATCCAGGTGTACGGCGGCGCCGGCTACATCCAGGACTATCCGGTGGAGCAGTACACGCGCGACTCGAAGATCTTCTCCGTCTACGAGGGCACCAACCACATCCAGGCCATGGACCTGGTGGGCCGCAAGATGGGCCAGGCGGGCGGCGCGCACTTCCAGCAGTTCATGGGCGATGTCGGCAGCTTCGTTGAAGCGCACCGCGAGCACCCGGTACTGGGTGAGGCCGTGAAGACGCTGGCCGGCGCGCAGGAAGGCCTGATGTCCAGCGCGATGGCGCTGTTCGGCTGGTCGCAGGACGCGGGCCGCTTCCCGCTCATCCCCCTGTCCGCCAACCGCTTCCTCAACATGATGTCGGAGGTCGCCGTGGGCTGGCTGCTGCTGGACGCGGCCGTCATCGCGGAGAAGGCCGCCGCCAACGTGGCCGCCGACCACCCGGACAAGGCGTTCTACGAGGGCAAGAAGTTCAGCGCCCTGTGGTACGCGCGCAACGTGCTGCCCAACGTGGAGTACGCCGCGCGCCTCATCGCCACCGAGGACACGTCCCCGATGGACATCACCGACGCGGCGTTCGGCGGCGTCTGA
- a CDS encoding ABC transporter ATP-binding protein, with translation MTGVAPSPGASAGAPLLDVRGLVTQLSLPRGTVRAVDGVSFSVPPGGTLGVVGESGCGKSLTALSVMRLVPQPPGRVVGGEVRFRGNDLLALPEKEMRRVRGRHVAMVFQEPMTSLNPVFTVGEQIGEGVRLHLGATRAQARERAVEMLRQVGIPAPGERVDAYPHQLSGGMRQRVMIAMALACDPALLIADEPTTALDVTIQAQILELLKRLQAERNMAVVLITHDLGVVAGSCDAVVVMYAGRIVEQAPVRELFARPAHPYTAGLLRSIPSLHDAGAAAEGGRQRLKAIPGMVPSLTALPSGCAFRDRCDRASELCARVTPALEPKRGGQSAACHHPVPAP, from the coding sequence GTGACGGGTGTCGCGCCGTCCCCCGGGGCCTCTGCCGGTGCCCCGCTCCTGGACGTGCGGGGGCTCGTCACCCAGCTGTCGCTCCCGCGCGGCACGGTGCGCGCGGTGGACGGCGTGTCCTTTTCCGTTCCTCCCGGCGGCACGCTGGGGGTGGTGGGGGAGAGCGGCTGCGGCAAGAGCCTGACGGCGCTGTCGGTGATGCGGCTGGTTCCGCAGCCGCCCGGCCGCGTGGTGGGCGGCGAGGTGCGCTTCCGGGGCAATGATTTGCTGGCCCTGCCGGAGAAGGAGATGCGGCGCGTGCGCGGCCGGCACGTGGCCATGGTCTTCCAGGAGCCCATGACGTCGCTCAACCCGGTGTTCACGGTGGGCGAGCAGATTGGCGAAGGCGTCCGGCTGCACCTGGGGGCCACTCGGGCGCAGGCGCGTGAGCGCGCGGTGGAGATGCTCCGGCAGGTGGGCATCCCAGCACCCGGCGAGCGCGTGGACGCATACCCGCACCAGCTCTCCGGAGGCATGCGCCAGCGCGTGATGATCGCCATGGCGCTCGCGTGCGACCCGGCGCTGCTCATCGCGGACGAGCCCACCACGGCGCTGGACGTCACCATCCAGGCCCAGATCCTGGAGCTGCTCAAGCGCCTGCAGGCCGAGCGGAACATGGCGGTGGTGCTCATCACCCACGACCTGGGCGTGGTGGCGGGAAGCTGCGACGCGGTGGTGGTGATGTACGCGGGCCGCATCGTGGAGCAGGCCCCGGTGCGCGAGCTGTTCGCCCGGCCCGCGCACCCGTACACGGCGGGCCTGCTGCGCTCCATCCCGTCGCTGCACGACGCGGGCGCGGCGGCCGAGGGCGGGCGTCAGCGCCTGAAGGCCATTCCCGGCATGGTGCCGTCGCTCACCGCGCTGCCGTCCGGGTGCGCTTTCCGGGACCGCTGCGACCGCGCCTCGGAGCTGTGCGCCCGCGTCACGCCCGCGCTGGAGCCGAAGCGCGGAGGCCAGTCCGCCGCCTGCCATCACCCGGTGCCCGCGCCATGA
- a CDS encoding MotA/TolQ/ExbB proton channel family protein: protein MSLNDLLHYLRLGGVTLALLLGASVVALGVAIERLIALWGVSERSRNLGEIVQKHLLRGDVAAARTAAERSDAVAADIFLAGFDRWERSRSTGGNGIESAVERERAQVGLKLRRNLWLLATIGSTTPFVGLFGTVAGIMRSFKDLGVDVEAGGTGGSAAVMTGISEALVATAVGILVAVQAMVFYNYFQARLSRVLVELRLLGDEFAEVLKERSAGGPLPDTTPPPRESTTPPAARPDPQPAS from the coding sequence ATGAGCCTGAACGATCTACTTCATTACCTTCGCCTGGGCGGCGTCACCCTCGCCCTCCTCCTGGGCGCCTCCGTGGTGGCCCTGGGCGTGGCCATCGAGCGGCTCATCGCCCTCTGGGGCGTGAGCGAGCGCTCCCGCAACCTGGGCGAAATCGTCCAGAAGCACCTCCTCCGGGGTGACGTGGCCGCCGCCCGCACCGCCGCCGAGCGCTCCGACGCCGTGGCGGCCGACATCTTCCTCGCCGGGTTCGACCGCTGGGAGCGCTCCCGCTCCACTGGCGGCAACGGCATCGAGTCCGCCGTGGAGCGCGAGCGCGCCCAGGTGGGGCTCAAGCTGCGGCGCAACCTGTGGCTGCTCGCCACCATCGGTTCGACGACGCCCTTCGTGGGCCTCTTCGGCACCGTGGCCGGCATCATGCGCTCCTTCAAGGACCTGGGCGTGGACGTGGAGGCCGGCGGCACTGGCGGCTCCGCCGCCGTGATGACGGGCATCTCCGAAGCGCTCGTCGCCACCGCCGTGGGCATCCTCGTCGCCGTGCAGGCGATGGTCTTCTACAACTACTTCCAGGCTCGGCTGTCCCGCGTGCTGGTGGAGCTGCGCCTGTTGGGCGACGAGTTCGCGGAGGTGCTCAAGGAGCGCTCGGCCGGCGGCCCGCTGCCGGACACCACGCCGCCCCCGCGCGAAAGCACCACGCCCCCGGCGGCCCGCCCGGATCCGCAGCCCGCCTCGTAA
- a CDS encoding DUF2085 domain-containing protein: MFWLSHHHPDEYNRTYVLAGVRVCARCLGTYPVLAGVFLALFALKAPLQWEWDVPVVLGLTLPALVDWAVGRFRPASGSNAVRTLTGILLGVGLGRSLYVHVQRPLPAVLLAQALLVTGVAVPVILATYRRPRPE; the protein is encoded by the coding sequence GTGTTCTGGCTCAGCCATCATCACCCGGATGAGTACAACCGCACGTACGTGCTCGCGGGCGTGCGCGTGTGCGCGCGGTGCCTGGGCACGTACCCGGTGCTCGCGGGCGTGTTCCTCGCGCTGTTCGCGCTGAAGGCGCCGCTCCAGTGGGAGTGGGACGTGCCGGTGGTGCTGGGGCTCACGCTTCCCGCGCTCGTGGACTGGGCGGTGGGACGCTTCCGGCCCGCCTCGGGTTCCAACGCGGTGCGCACGCTGACGGGCATCCTGTTGGGAGTGGGGCTCGGCCGCTCGCTGTACGTGCACGTGCAGCGCCCACTGCCGGCGGTATTACTTGCGCAGGCACTTCTGGTGACAGGGGTGGCGGTCCCTGTCATTCTCGCCACTTACCGGCGGCCACGGCCGGAATAG
- a CDS encoding MaoC family dehydratase N-terminal domain-containing protein encodes MLDKNAIGRASPPTLNEVEKGAIRRFAEAIGDYNPIYYDEEYARASGYPTIVAPPTFPASFHSAADLRELLGVGIKSLLHAEQGFDYERPIFAGDRIYVSTRVSDVFERPGMSGKMDIAVIEDEGRDEEGNLVFRARRTLVVRAAKENA; translated from the coding sequence ATGCTGGACAAGAACGCGATTGGCCGCGCCTCGCCGCCGACGCTCAACGAGGTGGAGAAGGGCGCCATCCGGCGCTTCGCCGAGGCAATCGGCGACTACAATCCCATCTACTACGATGAGGAGTACGCCCGGGCCTCGGGCTACCCCACCATCGTCGCGCCGCCCACGTTCCCCGCGTCGTTCCATTCCGCCGCGGACCTCCGGGAGCTGTTGGGGGTGGGCATCAAGAGCCTGCTGCACGCCGAACAGGGCTTCGACTACGAGCGGCCCATCTTCGCGGGGGACCGCATCTACGTGTCCACCCGCGTGTCGGACGTCTTCGAGCGGCCGGGCATGTCCGGCAAGATGGACATCGCGGTCATCGAGGACGAAGGCCGGGACGAAGAGGGCAACCTCGTCTTCCGCGCCCGCCGGACCCTCGTGGTGCGTGCCGCCAAGGAGAACGCCTGA
- a CDS encoding DUF4292 domain-containing protein → MNRAAAAIFLALLCSACPKRLEFGPEGRIEDAQTLYQHVRERQAKVVTLEGDAKLHVDSPQGSGTLSTYLSITRPALIHLETYDFFNRPVASLVSDGERFGVYQAGENTYLQGPASAENVSRFLPVVLPSEELVAVMLGQVPLLPPESMTLDLDEKERVYVLKLQRGPATQTLRVDPKHLRVVKSEVRGVPGYDLAFEDFQQRGDQFFPGKVHLIAATADTKLDLKYTDIRLNGRPDLTLYELGAPQGAKVVDVDARGQEVRSEGAVSQPPPAPGS, encoded by the coding sequence ATGAACCGCGCAGCCGCCGCAATCTTCCTGGCCCTCCTCTGTTCGGCCTGCCCCAAACGTCTCGAGTTCGGTCCGGAGGGCCGCATCGAGGACGCCCAGACGCTCTACCAGCACGTGCGCGAGCGGCAGGCGAAGGTGGTGACCCTGGAGGGTGACGCCAAGCTGCACGTGGACTCGCCCCAGGGCAGTGGAACGCTCTCCACGTATCTCTCCATCACCCGGCCGGCCCTCATCCACCTGGAGACGTACGACTTCTTCAACCGCCCGGTGGCCTCGCTCGTCTCCGATGGCGAGCGCTTCGGGGTCTACCAGGCGGGGGAGAACACGTACCTCCAGGGCCCGGCGAGCGCGGAGAACGTGTCCCGCTTCCTTCCTGTCGTCCTGCCGAGCGAGGAGCTGGTGGCGGTGATGCTGGGGCAGGTCCCCCTCCTGCCGCCGGAGTCCATGACCCTGGATCTGGACGAGAAGGAGCGGGTGTACGTGCTCAAGCTCCAGCGGGGGCCCGCGACGCAGACACTGCGCGTGGATCCCAAGCACCTGCGCGTGGTGAAGAGCGAGGTCCGGGGCGTGCCGGGCTACGACCTGGCGTTCGAGGACTTCCAGCAGCGGGGCGACCAATTCTTCCCGGGCAAGGTGCACCTCATCGCCGCCACGGCGGACACGAAGCTGGACCTGAAGTACACGGACATCCGCCTCAACGGCCGCCCGGACCTGACGCTCTACGAACTGGGCGCGCCCCAGGGGGCGAAGGTGGTGGACGTCGACGCGCGGGGCCAGGAGGTCCGCTCGGAGGGGGCGGTGTCCCAGCCGCCCCCCGCGCCGGGTTCCTGA
- a CDS encoding GspE/PulE/PilB domain-containing protein: MRKKIGELLVQAGVVTDEQVKQALASGRRGQGRKLGEVLVSMGLCTGRDIARALAAQHELPFVEIPEYIPHAVSSLVSMDFQTEHRVLLFAAEQDGRSEKIHVAVEDPGNLMLVDELRFQLRKPLKVFVVAPDDLEQALARGRGEPLDIVEAEPMDMDEDDSPDILPPPPPSAARPPPPPRPPAPPTLDWDLPPPPPHDGDASADGAEVLEDILGSTPRPKVPKAPRPPPPPAAARPPPPPPPAEPEDPSKPRVPVVLFGGAAQGVKPSVALTPKPDFSEEDLAVLDDIDRISRGEEASLDTEKVKPARMVASLIRLLIRKGLIQEAEFLEELAQK, encoded by the coding sequence ATGCGCAAGAAGATTGGTGAACTCCTCGTCCAGGCCGGAGTGGTGACGGACGAGCAGGTGAAGCAGGCCCTCGCGTCCGGACGGCGCGGCCAGGGCCGCAAGCTGGGTGAGGTGCTGGTGTCCATGGGCCTGTGCACGGGCCGGGACATCGCGCGGGCGCTGGCGGCGCAGCACGAGCTGCCGTTCGTGGAGATCCCCGAGTACATCCCGCATGCGGTGTCCTCGCTGGTGTCCATGGACTTCCAGACCGAGCACCGGGTGCTCCTCTTCGCTGCGGAGCAGGACGGCCGCAGCGAGAAGATCCACGTCGCGGTGGAAGACCCGGGCAACCTGATGCTCGTGGACGAGCTACGCTTCCAGTTGCGCAAGCCGCTCAAGGTGTTCGTCGTAGCGCCGGACGATCTGGAGCAGGCGCTCGCGCGCGGCCGGGGCGAGCCCCTGGACATCGTGGAGGCTGAACCGATGGACATGGACGAGGACGATTCGCCGGACATCCTGCCGCCGCCCCCTCCCTCGGCCGCGCGCCCGCCTCCGCCGCCGCGCCCGCCCGCGCCGCCGACGCTGGACTGGGACCTGCCGCCGCCTCCGCCGCACGACGGCGACGCGTCCGCCGACGGCGCGGAGGTGCTGGAGGACATCCTGGGCTCCACGCCCCGTCCCAAGGTCCCCAAGGCCCCGCGTCCGCCGCCTCCTCCCGCCGCTGCCCGTCCGCCGCCTCCTCCGCCTCCCGCGGAGCCGGAGGACCCGAGCAAGCCGCGCGTGCCGGTGGTGCTCTTCGGCGGCGCCGCGCAGGGCGTGAAGCCGTCCGTGGCGCTCACGCCCAAGCCGGACTTCTCCGAGGAGGACCTGGCGGTGCTGGACGACATCGACCGCATCTCGCGCGGCGAAGAGGCCAGCCTGGACACGGAGAAGGTGAAGCCCGCGCGCATGGTCGCGAGCCTCATCCGCCTGCTCATCCGCAAGGGGCTCATCCAGGAGGCGGAGTTCCTGGAGGAGCTGGCCCAGAAGTGA
- a CDS encoding ABC transporter ATP-binding protein, whose amino-acid sequence MSEPLVQVRDLKVHFPVKGGLLGRTRGTVRAVDGVSFDVARGETLGLVGESGCGKSTLGRAVLRLIDPTSGSIRVAGRELTGLSQRELRPLRRQMQLVFQDPYASLNPRMTVGDILAEPFAIHGLVKGKAREDEVLALLDAMGLPREARHRYPHEFSGGQRQRIGIARAIALRPELVVADEPISALDVSIQAQIVNLLVDLQRERGLTYVFIAHDLKIVEYVSTRVAVMYLGRIVEVAPSRSLYAGPRHPYTQALLSAVPVPDPERPPTRLLLPGEPPSPLSPPTGCAFHPRCPHVMERCRRESPPLYPLGGGHAAACFLAEGDSRNVQEGPAVSTSGGGAGVLAQPSSPG is encoded by the coding sequence ATGAGCGAACCGCTGGTCCAGGTGCGCGACCTGAAGGTGCACTTCCCGGTGAAGGGCGGCTTGTTGGGCCGCACGCGCGGCACGGTGCGCGCGGTGGACGGCGTGTCCTTCGACGTCGCCCGGGGCGAGACGCTGGGCCTGGTAGGGGAGAGCGGCTGCGGCAAGAGCACCCTGGGGCGCGCGGTGCTGCGCCTCATCGACCCGACCTCCGGCTCCATCCGCGTGGCCGGGCGTGAGCTGACCGGCCTGTCGCAGCGCGAACTGCGACCGCTGCGCCGCCAGATGCAGCTCGTCTTCCAGGATCCGTACGCGTCGCTCAACCCGCGCATGACGGTGGGGGACATCCTCGCGGAGCCCTTCGCCATCCACGGGCTCGTGAAGGGCAAGGCTCGCGAGGACGAGGTGCTGGCGCTGCTCGACGCCATGGGGCTGCCCCGCGAGGCGCGGCACCGCTACCCGCACGAGTTCTCCGGCGGCCAGCGTCAACGCATTGGGATTGCACGTGCCATCGCGTTGCGTCCGGAGCTGGTGGTGGCGGACGAGCCCATCAGCGCGCTGGACGTCTCCATCCAGGCGCAGATCGTCAACCTGCTGGTGGACCTGCAGCGCGAGCGCGGGCTCACCTACGTCTTCATCGCGCACGACCTGAAGATTGTTGAGTACGTGTCCACGCGCGTGGCGGTGATGTACCTGGGCCGCATCGTGGAGGTGGCGCCGTCCCGGTCGCTGTACGCAGGACCGCGCCATCCGTACACGCAGGCGCTGCTGTCCGCGGTGCCCGTGCCGGATCCGGAGCGTCCCCCCACGCGGCTGCTGCTGCCGGGAGAGCCGCCTTCGCCCCTGTCGCCGCCGACCGGCTGCGCGTTCCATCCGCGCTGCCCGCATGTGATGGAGCGCTGCCGGCGCGAGTCACCCCCACTGTATCCCCTGGGTGGAGGCCACGCCGCGGCGTGCTTCCTGGCCGAAGGGGATTCGCGCAACGTGCAGGAAGGGCCCGCTGTTTCCACGTCCGGAGGAGGTGCCGGTGTTCTGGCTCAGCCATCATCACCCGGATGA